The sequence ACCCCCCAATTGGGGCAACAAGAAATGGGGAACACTTCACAGAAAAACAGCGTATCCATCTCGAAGGGGATTGACTTCCCCATGGGTGATGAAATGCTAAAAAGGGACAGACACCAAATGGGTAGTAgcattaaaatggaaaacaatTCCTTGTGGGGAAGTGCACACATTGTTGAACAAAATAGACGGAGCGATGATGGGGGGGAGAGACAAATGGACAGAAACACAAATGACGCACAGACAAGTAACAACAATAGGGAAAGTTTAATTGAATCCTTTTTAGACCACGAGGAGGGGAATCTTTATATACACCCCTTTAACCTGGACAATGGAAGCAACTCCACTTCAGCATCCCTTTGGGAGTGTCCTCCTAGAAAGTTCGTACAAAGTTCCAACTTTAACTGTTTGGTGAGCGAGGAAAAGCAGTTCGAAAACATGATGCAGGTGGTGGAAAAACTGAGTCAGGTTTCAGTAGTACCCTGCGTTGAACCGAGAAAGAGGATTAACAATAGGTTTCATAGAAACGCCAGCGTTGGAATAAACGGGAAGGAAGCCTCTCTCAAATTGGTAGGAACAACATCagggaagttaaaaaaaaacttccaaGTGAATCATACTTGTGGTGGAATGTCCAcgaaaagggaggaaagagaCAACAACCGTTTTGAacagaaccctaaaccaaGGAACAACATCCCATTTGAAGCGGAACGGAGAGACAAAACTGTGAGGAAGAAAGGCAGTGGTGGTCCGCGCCCACGTCAACGTCTTCACACAGGGGGTCCTATCAACGGCTTAGGTGTGAAGCACCCTACTGCAAAAAGGATTGGAACAAAGTCGACCGACGCGATCCACAAGGACAACGCTGGAGAGAGTCCCCTTCcgggaaggaagagagaaaaaaaaagaaaaaaaaaaaaaaaacgaaaagaagaagaaaaggaaaaggaaaaaaaaaagatagtaaagaaaaaaaccaTTTCAGGACAGAAGAAACGTAGCCAATCAGTGAAACCGCCTCAACATTGCGAGAAAATTGTTTCCACCAAAAATcaggggaagaataaaaaggagaacacaCACCCAGTAGACGCTTCCACAGTAGAAACGGACGGAACCAGTAGAAAGGTTACTCCTCATGTGGGTAATGACACCAAAGAGGAAGTATATCAGcgtgaaagagaaaagacGAAGGGAAGAAACCCACCCAGAGGGAGTGGTCCCTCATCAAAGAGCTCCTCCTTAGCGAATCACAATTACGACTTAACGTGGATTGAAaaagacaagaaaaaaaaggtgaagagaAATAGTTGCCAAATATACCATGATAAGGGGAACATAAaagatgaggaaaaaaaaacaaaagtcCCTTCATACGCTGTGTTGCAAATGCTCAttaggaagaaaacaaaaaagggacttACAGACACCGATAGGGGGAGAAAAACTGTGAACAGGTTAACGTGTAATCTGAACAAGTGGGACGTCCTGAGGAATGTGAGACAAGAATGTGTGTTCTCTCCCGAAAGAAGCAGTGCCAATTTTAAGGTCCGAAGCGGCTGCAGTGTCGCACTTTGTGGGGCTGCCCCGGGGGGAagaaccaaaaaaagggggaaaacccAGAAAGGCGCTAAAGGggttaaaaatgttaaaggGGTTAAATGGGATAAATGCGTTAGCAGTGGGAAAAGAAGCGCTCTGCGGAAGGTggagaaagaaaggggagATAGGATGAAAGACGAGATCCTTCTTGAAAGACAGGACTTCTTTGAATATTTGGATGAGGAGATCGACTGGTGGGAAGATGCCCCCAACAGGGAGAAGCAGATCAGGGATGACAAGGAATCTGACAACGCAAAGAGAGTCGAGACAAATAATCAATCCAGGACGACCTCTCCCAGGGATAGCCACCAAGAGGGAGGAACTCCCAAAACGGATTCAGCACCTGGAGGAGAAGACCCCCCTGACAGGCCCATCACGAAAGGGTTAGAAACCTCCCCCCTAAGTGAAATACACACAAAGATGAgtacaaaaaggaatatcaaaaagggagagaaaaGAGGTCCCTGTGATGAAGCAATGAAAgatggaagaagaggaacgGTCATCTCAGTTCCCCCCCCTCGTAGTGTACTCCTCGCAGAATTTATGCAAAGAAGCAACGTTCCTGATAGTACCCGTTGTTTAGGGGAAGGCAGACAAGAGGTATCTCCGCTGGAGGAGCTTATTCAGAAAGGAAGGTTCCATAtcgagggggaaaaggagagaagCATAAGGGGGTGTGCAGATAGGGGGGAATGGAAAGACGAACCAAGTGAAAGAACTAGCATAGGGATCGAACCAGAAAGGGTACACACAGTGAATAGCGGACGGAGTGATAAAATCAAATGGGCGGAGGATCCATCAGCAGCAGACTCACTCGATGTAGACGATGTAAACAATGTAGAGAGGTTTCATCAGACGTATTATGAGGACAAATTGGAATTCCCCTTAGGGGGGTTAAGCAGTGATCGACGGGGGAGGTGGGACTCGGCCCTGGAACAAACCACGGGGGGAGTGCCCAAGGATTACGTTGAAAGTGGAAGAAGCcgacaaaaaggaaatgatcCCAAttgtggaaaattttccttctcactCGATTTGGAGAAATACGTGGCAGATCACCGGATAAATCGGATCAGTTTGAAAAGGAGCCTCTTTGGTGGTAACCAGGAGGGGGAGCACACATCGCAGTACACATCGGGGTGTGATACTGATGGAACTGAATGCGACGGTGCACTAGGAAGTGATCACATGGGAGAGGTCCTTGCGGAAACCCCCCCCACACGAACAGTTGAACAGAATGAAGGTAGTAACGCTCCCCCTCAGAGGAAAAGACAAATTACCTGGAGCACGGAagaaaacaacaacagaaatgtgaagtcgcttttttttaaatgcaacGAAAGAGAGGGGATGAATGtcagggaaagaaaaagtgtcACTAATGAAGTGAAGCAAGACGTACCTCACtttaatgggaaaaaaggtgcacacccagatgaggaagaaggaaaaggttaTTGGagttccccatttgggaggGCCACCACAGATCAGAACTGCTCATCCTTACGCGTCAGTGAAGGAGGGATCGAACTTGGGTCAATCGTAGAAGATTTCTTCCTTagcaaaattaaaggaaaaaagaaaaaaaagaagaaaaaaaaaaactacctCTTCAGAGCACTCTCCGTGAATGACATATATGGAAGTTTCTTTCCGAAGAGCAGAGGATGTGCTAGCTTTGGTGAGAAAGGAGATGGttgtaaaggaaaacataACCTTGGTGGTGGTAGTTCATATCCACACCTGTTGGATAGGACGAAAAGTTTGGTTTTTCCACCGGGAAGAAGTGACTGCGGTGGGGGGACACTCACTCAGGGAGTTGCCATTCCCAATGGGGGCAGAAGCGTCATCACCAAAATGACACACCATCCTAGCATATTGGATGAAGGAAgcttatttaaaaaaaaaaaaaacccaagTGGTTCCTCTAGACCATCAGTACTACTTCCTATGAGGGGCGTAGTTGTTCAGCCAAGTAGAGTAAATATTTTCAGGAGGTCCAAAAGTTGTTCCATACTTAAGGGGAATGCCTTGGAACGAGATTGTGCGTGTGACGCGGCGATGGGGAAGTCGGTTGGAAAATCGGTTTGGACAGGTACCATGACGGCTAGCAGAACGCCAGTCGGAGAGTCCACCAACACCGGTACAGCTGTGAAGCGTAGTTCGCTGACCTGTGGAAAGATCCCCGGGAAAAGCCACGCCATTCATAAGAGTGTAGAGAAAAGTGTGCAGACCCAGACGAGTGGCTTCTTGTGGAGTCCCTGTTTTCTGTTTGAGAGTGCCGTCAAGGAGTGACCCTCCGTGGATGCATGCGAATGGGCTAAACGGACAAGCATTAAAATTCGCACAAGTGGGCTACCTGGCTGGACGTGAGTTGCAATTCGCaaagagggaaggagaaCACAACGAACCGTCTCCAAGATGTACAATCTGCGCAATCTGCGTGCGATCTTATTATAAGGTGGGGGATTTCTTTCCGTCTGATCTAAGTCGACATGAGCCTCTGCGAAACCTAAAATGGCTGCGCTTCGTGGGTTGCAGCTCACCCGatatttttgcgtttttcaatttgtgcCCCACTTaatttgtgattttttttttttttttttttggcccaaTGAACCAAATAGTGAACACGATTCTGATGAGGGGGCCCTGCCAATCGTTACGAAAAAAcaatggaaaataaatggaGCACAAACGGTAAGTCCTTTCAACGCCACGGCGATGTAggacttttaaaaaaggggaggaggtTTTAGCCCCTTATTTGGACGCGCACAACGGGGTGATAAACATCGAAGTATTTGAATGCACTTACCCCGTTATGCACTACTTGTGGATCCATTTGAAGGTGAGGTTTTTGCGCGTACGCGTTGTCGTAATGGCTTCTGTACTAGTGGGCACATCTGCGTAGCCAATCACGGGGACAGTTGCGGTGGTTACGAGTGAGAAGGAGAGTCGCTCAGTGGTGACAGTTTTTCCCCACAACTGGACTTTgaaattattccttttcgCCACTCgtttattaatttattttatttttttcctttttttttgcatcgtTTAAGCAAATTGTTTTGTCGGCGGGGAGGGTCTGACGAGAGCGTTCGTCTAGTGGCGTCACTTCCCCAGTTGGcagtttctcctttttaaaagttgGGCACCACAGTTTACGTCACAACACCGTAGCACACCATGGTTAATACAACTGAGTAGTGCAACGCAAGTGCCACATTTCCACTTTACCAAATGTACATTCCCCACATTACATATGGCCCTTTTctgtttcccttctttccacaGAGCGAACCGAAGAATGGAGCCCCCAAGAGGATGAACAATTATCAGAAGAACAAGGAGAGGATCAAGAGACTCAAGTTAGAGGGGGAGAAGAGACGCGCCGAGACGGGAGAAACACGCgaaatatttgaaaaatgcgaaaaataCGTAACCCATGAGAGGGGCGAGTCTGCCCCGAGTGGGAGATCccccaatttgaaaaagtacGCCCTGTGTATTGGGTACGTGGGCACCAGGTACCATGGGTGCCAAGGGCAGGGAAAAGACTGCATGACCATCGAAAACGAGATCGAGAGGACCCTGATAAAGATGAACGCCGTGGGACAGCGGGGTGGCTGCAGGAAGGATTTCAATTTTTGCCAGTCGCGCTCTGCCAGGACGGACCTGGGGGTGCACGCCTTATACAACGTATTTGTGTACCAGGTGGACTTGGGCTGTGGGCAAGTGGGTGACGCAGCTGGGGGTGGCAACGCGGCAGGTGTTGCCCCCAATGCAGACGCCACTACCCGGGAGGTTGCCACGAACAATGCTACCACGAACAATGCTACCACGAACAATGCTACCACGAACAATGCTACCACGAACAATGCTACCACCGACGGTGCCACCCTATCGGAacggaaagaaaaggagaaaaagtttGTGCAGCTGCTGAACGAGCACCTGCCCGAAGACATACGCTGCTTTGATATGCACAGGGTGACGAAGAGCTTCGATGCAAGGAAGTTCTGCTCGTTCCGATTATATGAGTACCTCTTTCCTGTGTATGTTCTAAGTGAGGTGACTGTGCGGGATGAGTACAGGGATGTGTTTGATGAGGCGTTGGGTGTGATCGACCGGCGCGTGGATGAGCttaagaggaggaagggcaAAGGGGGGGGCCCAAATGAAGTAGCTAAGCAGGAGGGTAAAGATGAAGTGGCTGAAAAGAACGGTGGGGATGACGTGGCTGAACAGAAGGGTGAACACGAACCGGCTGAGCagaaggatgaaaatgaaGTAGCTAAGCAAAACTGTGTGGATGACGCGGT is a genomic window of Plasmodium coatneyi strain Hackeri chromosome 1, complete sequence containing:
- a CDS encoding Pseudouridylate synthase 1, yielding MSEPKNGAPKRMNNYQKNKERIKRLKLEGEKRRAETGETREIFEKCEKYVTHERGESAPSGRSPNLKKYALCIGYVGTRYHGCQGQGKDCMTIENEIERTLIKMNAVGQRGGCRKDFNFCQSRSARTDLGVHALYNVFVYQVDLGCGQVGDAAGGGNAAGVAPNADATTREVATNNATTNNATTNNATTNNATTNNATTDGATLSERKEKEKKFVQLLNEHLPEDIRCFDMHRVTKSFDARKFCSFRLYEYLFPVYVLSEVTVRDEYRDVFDEALGVIDRRVDELKRRKGKGGGPNEVAKQEGKDEVAEKNGGDDVAEQKGEHEPAEQKDENEVAKQNCVDDAVRQISWEDVLTVKEQKEDLTEEELNAFFEIVQSYAGYHNFHCFTKNKVDQTTFRFIKYLDVSTVNLYNYNFVSVKILGQSFLMHQIRKMLTLSVETFRKATSVNSIYYCLKSGDYVPISLFPAEGLMLICPYFNAYNEKVCNPPQSPPICFEETEEVLKFKRDVVAKCIIERMRSNVWKDWMLKMNKRPFVYHFMRDKLGDAKPSCERTDQI